GAGTATTTCGGATTCCTCAGATTACGATTTCAACTTTGACCCTTCGAATTCATCCAATGCCAACTTGATTGTAGAATTTGGACAATTCACTACGGCGTTTTTATTGGTTACCGGTTTTTATTTGCCGATAGTACTACATCACTCATTGATTTTGACCAAAACAGCTGTAGTGTTGACTATTGCTGGGGGAGTATTGATATATGGCACTGTTTATACATTTAGTCACTATTTTGACGAGCCAGAGGAGGAAGACGCATTAGCTGATCTAGGCGGAGGAATTATTTAAATATAGCGAGCAATGACAATAATTAACTGatacaaaaggaaaataaagcaATTCAATaaagagagcaaaaaatGGATTGGATAGTGACCAGTAGCAGAATGTACATTCTGTGCAACATGATGTATGGTTCTGCCATCTGGAAGGCTGAATGAATCTTCAATAAGtctgtatatttgtatTATGGACTTTCCCATTCTTGAttggttttctttgtttttttttttaaaaaaaaaaacgaaaacggaaaagcaaaaataaggaagaggaagaagaagaaggaaaagaaaaggaaaagaaatggtAACTCTCCTTGACGGTAAATtcgaaatgaaaaatgcaTTAAAAATGCagaagtttttttttttttaaaaaaaaaaagagtttaatCTAAAGCTGACGTTTTGATGAAACGTTGCAGAATACATTTCAGATTGTAGTTTGCGTTACCATAAGTacttgtgtttcttttttttgaaagaaaaaaaaaactgtcCAAATGGATAATATATATCcatgttttctttttctatgtttcttcttttttttttaatgcaCTTTTTTATGAGATAGTATCCACTTTTTCCTTAAACTCTTGTAATGCCGCTTGTTTTCTCTGATTATCTTGTTTTagcttttcaatttgtgcCTTCATGCTTTCTGGTGAGTCTTCAATGCCCTCGATCTCCAAAACGTGCTGTCTCAATTTAGAGATTTTCAATCTTAAACCACCAATCAATTTATCAAAGTCCTTGGCTTGTTTGGTACCGTTATTGACTTCAAGAAGAAGCTTTGTCAATTCTGGCATAATCTGTATTTGTTTGATCTTGTCGATGGGATTATATTCAGTTTGCTGCTGTTGACTTTGGTCTTGATTGTGAGCAAATTGTTCTTGTGGGGCATTCTGCAaatgcagcagcagctgctgttgttgttctggttgttgttctggttgttgttgttgttctggttgttgttgttgttcggGTTGTAACATATTCGATATTGTAGCATCTCCAGCAACATCAGCGTCCATCATCGGCACGTCACCTGTTAACTCATACTGCAGGCTTTCATTACTAGGTGCTACTTGTGCGGGAATGCCAGCTGCACTATCTGACATGGTGGCTGATTAGTCAAAGTAGTTGGTTACATATGGTGTCAGAAACATAGAGATTGCATAAATGAATTGTTTTCAAAGCTCAAATATCACGTGGTACTTGGTACTTGGTAGCGATTTGATATCTTGACTTCACTATagtcttgttttcttttctatacTATTTCTGTATTTCGTTTAATGTTATTTTTTGAACattatatgtatatacatatgtacatatatatatagttaATGTTCTGGgattggaaaagaagatggTAATTGCCGAAACTATTATGGGTCTTTTATTAAATAAAGGGTGTTTGTGGAAAAGAGTGAGAggggaggaaaaaaaagtagtaTTGTATctatgaaaagaaaaagtaaaagagaTGCTGACATTATTGACTGAAAATTTCGTGGATAGATTGAGACAAAGTTTGTCGATTtgtaaatttctttttccccataatcctttattttctttttgacaTTGTTGTCtctctactttttttatgttgttgtggATTTGGTTTGATTCTGCACCAAAAagttttgttcttcaaaTTGCTTGTTGGATTAGCAATGCGAAGGGATGACggataaataaaaaaaatgtcaaTATACAGatatacaaacacaacCGAGTGTTTACTGtgtacacacacactcacactcacactctctctatctcttttcttttcaccTTGTAATATATTCTATTCTAAAGATAActtaaacaaaacaagcaaaataagaaaaacgGATATATATGtctaagaaaaaaagacataTCAAGGATAAAGGATGtaaagttttctttttttttttaaaaaatcaTATGCTTCTTGTACAGCTAAACTCCGCTAAACTCCTGACAtatggcaaaaaaaaaaaaaaagataataatGACGCTACCAACTGTTAATACTATTCtgaatttttctttttctccttttttttttccattcattctttcattctttcattcattcctttgtgttttgtgtCAATTTATttgtgctttttttttctttacccCACGAATGCCgttgattttttctttaacaaTTTGGTATTGTTGAGACGAcgaaaaggagaagaaaagaagaaaagaggagaagaaggagggGCAAAAGacggaaaataaaaacatgCTCAatatttacatatataaacacAATCAGGATATCTAGTTTATATATCTctaaatatttatatatatatatacataaaagaaagtacttgaaatatatatatacaaatacaaatacactGCTTTGTTCAGAATAATGGGCAGTAGTAGTGATAGTACCAGTAATCAAAAGCCATCTAATAATAATACACCTACTCGCATTGAATCCACTTCTGCCAAAATCAAGAGAAAATTATCCATAcgcaaaatgaaaaactcaTCATCAGCTGCAATTGAACCTCCAAAATTGGACCAAGTATTGAGCTCACCCGAGTTGGAGCCACAAACACAACAGGAAAGAGTACCACAAACTTCAGCAAAGACcaacaataccaacaacaagcCACTGGCATCGACACCTCAGTCTAAAAAGActgaagcaaaaaaatctGACCTCGGTAAAAGCCAACCAATTAGTAATGGAAATAGCAAGTTAAAGCCCACACCAGCAaataccaaaaacaaagttaGCAGTGGTGAAAATAATATCGGCTATAGTAAAGATGGTGGTACTAGAGTCAAAGTAGATCGACCAAATAACGATCACAACTCCAAGCTCACTCCTAATGCACTGGTGAGATCATCAGcatcttcaacaataacagcaacagcaacagcaacaggcgcagatgcagatgcagatgcagatgcagaAAGAGACTCTATCACCACAAAGGTCTCTTCAGCTGCGCCCAGTATGTCAACTACTAATGGTGCTCGTGGTAGTGAGGTGAACAAAGATTTTAAAGCTTCAGAGGAAACAACACTTGAATATACTAAAGTCGAGGATATCGAACCAGGTATTGCAAGGGTCCATGCCGGTTTCAGAAGCGGTAAAACACAAAGTATCCAATTTAGATTGAACCAGTTGAGAAACTTGTACTTTGCAATCAAAGAGAATCAACCTGCAATTTGCCATGCATTGAGCCAGGATTTCCACAGAGtcccatctgaaacaataAATTACGAAATAGCAACTGGATTGGGCGAGTTGCTCTATATAATGTCACAATTGCACAAATGGGTAAAGCCAGAAAAAGTCACTGATTTACCACTAAACTTATCCACCAGTCCAGTGTATATCGAAAGAATACCATTGGGAGTTGTCTTGGTCATTGCGGCATTCAACTACCCACTCTTTGTCTCCATATCGCCCATTGTGGGTGCTATTGCCGCAGGAAATACCGTGGTTTTGAAGCAGTCGGAGGCAACTCCACACTTTAGTCAATTGTTTACAAATATCTTGTCAAAGGCATTAGACCCAGAAATCTTTTTCCCAGTCAATGGAGCAGTCCCTGAGACTACAGAATTACTTAAGCAAAAAGTCGACAAGATTATCTTTACAGGCAGTGCCACTGTGGGCAAGATTATCGCATCAAAAGCAGCAGAGACTTTGACACCTACAATATTGGAGCTTGGTGGTAAAACACcagcttttgttttggatgATGTTAAGGATAAGGATTTGCCCACTGTAGCCAGAAGAATTGCTTGGGGAAGATTTGCCAACTCTGGACAAACGTGTATTGCAGTCGATTATGTATTTGTTGCCAAATCCAAGCATGATAAATTTGTTGACgcattgaaaaaaattgtacaCGAGGAATTTTACTCCAACATCAATGCAAATGATAAGAACTATACCCATTTGATCAACCAACGTGCATTCAACAGGATTGAAAATATCattaaaacaacaaaaggtGATATTATTACTGGCGGAGACGTAAACCCCAAGTCGCTTTATGTGGCACCCACTGTAATTGACAATGCTACATGGTCAGACAGCTCGATGCAAGCTGAAATTTTTGGTCCCATCTTGCCAATACTTACCTACGATGATGTTGAAACTGCATCAAATGAAGTCATTGCCAATCACGATACTCCCTTGGCGCTCTACATTTTCACCAGTGGAGCTACTTCTCCTCGTGTCAACCCCCAAATCAAGACTATAGCCACAAAAGTGAGATCCGGTGGAATGGTGATCAATGATGTGTTAATGCACATTGCTCTTCATAATGCACCATTTGGAGGCGTGGGACAGTCAGGATATGGAGCTTACCACGGCAAGTTTTCGTTTTTGGCATTTTCACATGAACGTACCACGATTGAACAACAATTGTGGAATGATTGGGTGATCAAGGCTAGGTATCCACCACATACAAACCAAAAGGATAAGTTGGTCAAAACAAGCCAACTGAGTTATGGTGGAAGGGTATGGTTTGCAAGAGATGGCAATgttagaaaagaaggacCCACATCATTTTTCAATGCATGGACTGGGGCATTAGGATTAGCAGAATTGGTTAAAGATTTTATTGGTGCCTCTATTTGATTTTTCattagaaaaaagaggaagacaGAAATAGACGAACCAAAACAAACCCCaaacaaatgaagaaagaaagagcaaaaaaaaaaaaaaagaaaaaaccaaagaCAAAACCCAAACACAAGCGAGCGACAAAGAGAGTCGACAGCGATTGACCTGGGATTGTGGAAGGTTTAGCCACCTACCAACCttgatttaattttttaaatagttttttttttttcagtagaggacaatttttttttattagaCAATATATTACGTTATTAAAATTTAGGGACATAGTCCAAATTGGTTTGAACTCTGTTTCAAAAGCTTGTAAATGATTTAAAGATCAAGCAAGGAATAGtgttgaacaaaaaagagacaaaaaaaacaggaaGTAATGACGACAGAGTTGAAAGAAGAGCGCAATATCGTCATCAATCACATATATGAGTTGAAACCGCCTTAGTGCGCAAATTCATCGATTGTGGCAGGTGATTCAACTGCGAAAAGGAAGTTAGATATTTCCGTGGCGCAAGCTCTATTCAGAAACGCCTTGGTTAGGAcagtgttgcaaaaaaaaatatacttATTTCTTGTTCTCAACGCACAAGTACTTTGCCAAACCTATTACTTTACTACAGCTTTTGTaatttcttaatttttttgttttcgttagctttttgtttttcaccAGTAACAGATTGTTTCAATAGAGAGCCATTTTCTACattcaatatatataggtTTGAGACCCAAAATATACACTTTGGTTTACAATAAAGTAAGAAGCAAATAAAATTTAGGTAGCAGTTATCCAAGTTAACTGAGCAGAAGTAGACAAAACGacactttctctttttctctttctttcttttttttgagaaggggggggggggggggaggggagggGAGGTTTACTATTCATGATAATTCAAGGGtcatttcaatttcattttttttttttttgtttgttttggctTTTCATCCCACTTCATTAATTTCTATTTCCATTATCGCgcctccttttttttccagtTAGTTGGAAAATTAGGATGATGGAAGCAAGAATGTGAAAGATACAAGCATGTTTGGAAATCAAAATCTGTTCAACTATAGattctcttcttctgaaAATGTACATTATCAAATTGGTATTCCTATCAAGTGTGGATTAAGGCTTCAGCGAATTGGTGATGACGAATGTCGATCCTTTCTACATGATTGAAAGATACCTGATTACCCAGGAGGATTCAATAAAATTGGAGGAGGAAAGAAACGAAATAGTTTTGAAGTATTGCAATAGATTTAGCAAACggtaaatttttttttttttttttttttttgtctatttGAGGGGAGATGAAATAAATAGAGAGCGACGATAGATAAGGCAAGCAAGAATTAACCTTTGCCATTTCCAATTCCAATTCCATTCatatttcttcatttctttaGGTATTTTTGTAATTATTGTTCATAAATGGTTCTTCTTTGCCGGCCCGTGTGGGTTACCCTAATTGATCTACTTCACGTGACCGTGAACAAATTCAAGCAATTAATCTGTCTaaatttgcaaaagttGCTGTTAAGCGCCATGGCCAGAATTTGTCTAAATTGCACCTTGCATTTTACAGAGAGttaggaaaaaaaaagggaaattTGTACTGTGGTTTGTAGACAAgacagagaaagagaaaaggagaTAGATTGATAACGTATATACCATAACTGGAAAGTGAATTCCATGGTTTCTAACAGTCAAGtgttttttcattttttaaattttaaatttttatttttttcttttttttttttttggggggggggggaggagggTGGAGGAAGAAGTACAAGGTAGCggaatttgtttttgtggTTTGTGgatttctttactttttgcaacttcaGCTGCGCAAATGacgttttttgtttttccacTATATGTATAAATATGAATATATTTCGCAGCCACACTTCCTTGTGTCAATTTTAATAGTAGGCAACACTCACTATACCATAAAGATAACAATACATTACATGCAAATACTGCAAAATAAAGACTTAAAAACAATACGAACAATTGGAGCAAGAATAATTCATAACTCTTGTGATGCCACCACACTTTTTAACCACAATAAACAGAATTAAAGTTAGAGATAGAAACATTGTTAAAAATTTAACATTAAGATTGAGTGATATATGTACCCTAGTTCTAATATAGAGGCAAGGGGGAAAAGTAGGGTTGGAGAGGGAAGAGAGAGTTACAAATCTATCTATGTGTCTATGTGAGTGTgagtgagtgtgtgtgtgtgcatgCGTGGTTGTGTGAAGGAGTGCAAGAAGAGGAAGTTTGAGAAAGATAGGTTTGTAATATGCCTGTTAACGGTTAGTTACACATCTGTTGACTACAAATCTAGGAGATTGCTGCAAActtaaaataaattaaaccAATActtaacaaacaaaaaaaaaacaataatagaTTGCAAGGCAAAAGAGACTAGACCACCCACCCATCGACCCACATCTACCAGATTTGTCGAGTATATAACTGAGCAGATATCTACCTCATCTTCAAATCTTTAAACTATTAAGA
This DNA window, taken from Lodderomyces elongisporus chromosome 7, complete sequence, encodes the following:
- the HFD1_2 gene encoding Hexadecenal dehydrogenase; the encoded protein is MGSSSDSTSNQKPSNNNTPTRIESTSAKIKRKLSIRKMKNSSSAAIEPPKLDQVLSSPELEPQTQQERVPQTSAKTNNTNNKPSASTPQSKKTEAKKSDLGKSQPISNGNSKLKPTPANTKNKVSSGENNIGYSKDGGTRVKVDRPNNDHNSKLTPNASVRSSASSTITATATATGADADADADAERDSITTKVSSAAPSMSTTNGARGSEVNKDFKASEETTLEYTKVEDIEPGIARVHAGFRSGKTQSIQFRLNQLRNLYFAIKENQPAICHALSQDFHRVPSETINYEIATGLGELLYIMSQLHKWVKPEKVTDLPLNLSTSPVYIERIPLGVVLVIAAFNYPLFVSISPIVGAIAAGNTVVLKQSEATPHFSQLFTNILSKALDPEIFFPVNGAVPETTELLKQKVDKIIFTGSATVGKIIASKAAETLTPTILELGGKTPAFVLDDVKDKDLPTVARRIAWGRFANSGQTCIAVDYVFVAKSKHDKFVDALKKIVHEEFYSNINANDKNYTHLINQRAFNRIENIIKTTKGDIITGGDVNPKSLYVAPTVIDNATWSDSSMQAEIFGPILPILTYDDVETASNEVIANHDTPLALYIFTSGATSPRVNPQIKTIATKVRSGGMVINDVLMHIALHNAPFGGVGQSGYGAYHGKFSFLAFSHERTTIEQQLWNDWVIKARYPPHTNQKDKLVKTSQSSYGGRVWFARDGNVRKEGPTSFFNAWTGALGLAELVKDFIGASI